The nucleotide window AAAAGCACAGCACTTTATCCTTCCATATATTtgagtaaaatattaaaatcGAACTTAAATGCACTGAAATTTGTTCATTTTCGAGTGAGAGAAGCCCTGAGAATTGCTGAAATGGCTAGAAAGGACTATGTTTtgccagtttttattttttccagaccATTTTATTTGCAGAGTCTTGAAGCTCTGTCagaggtaagaaaaaaaatagtcatattaaaaacaatataagGTTAGTAGAATATATGTAAAGTCTAGAAAGAAATCTTTGGGGGGGGtatttatttctcattaaaaTGTTATTCTAATATTAAAAAAGATAACTCAACTCTGAAATTCCAAACAACTGGTAATTAGACATGCACCTAGAATTTTAGAAGATAAAAAACTCATTTAGAACTCAGAAGAATTTCTCACAGAAACTTCCAGATTGGAAATACATAAAATGGAGATTTGGGATCAAGGTGTTATCCACTCGAACTTTTCATTATACAATATTTTTCTGTTCAGTGTATTAGGTTTACTGAAAAGATGGCATGGATTCTATTAAATACTTCTTAAGAGTCCTCAATATGGCCTAAGAGTGCCAAAGGATTGAGCAGTTTATATAAATAGATATTTTGATAATTAGTTccaattatcaacttgacacaatttagaatcacctgggaagagctTCTTGATGACTTGTTCAGGTTGAGTTaccctgtaggcatgtctgtgggggaaaTGTCTTGAATTTGctagttgatgtgggaagacccagcttcAAAGTGGGATGCAGTGTTTTCTAGATTCGGCCCCTGGAAGGTATAAAAGAGGAGACAGTGAGCTGAGAAATAAGAAGCATGCAGGCAtccattctttctctgctcttgactggatATGAGTGACTGCTTGAAGTTCCTGCAGTtgttattcaaattctggcataatataatgtttatatctttatagaatttgccTATATGTCTAATCTGGCATTCTATTATTCTttggtcatatgacaccacagtggttctgcatgtgctaacttttcaAGAATGGGAGGTCCTGACATTTCTTACTTTTATTATCTTTCAACATCATTCTTTGCCCTTCAGTATAAGTCTCTATAtagggcagaggtaacttcagctaatcCAACTGTGTTGCTGTATATGTAATTGCCTCAGAGtgtagtgggaagaggcttgcaatctgatctgtggccagctcctctagcccactgaatcttgttgaccttttaaagtttactttgttttgattattttgttcctgagtaagtacagggacagatgctTCAAGAATATCTCATAGTCTCATAAAGAGAACTCTAGCTTCTTTATGTATGTCATAGCCTCCAACGTGTAAGGAAGATCTTCAAATAGATAAGAATACCTCCCTTGAAGCGAGGAAATACTATGTTCAGGactgtcctggggaagcttagaagcagcattcctggaagAAGGTATAAATGATTCATAATTTGATTCATAAAATGATTagattttccatcaatccaatatccccaaattgtacacaTGGTGATAAATTGTGTCCCttcaaatattgtgcaccctaataaagcttatctgaggatcagaggaaaaggaaaagccacagccaatctcaccttacagatgcctcagtctccaaagagaactacttcctgtgtacccacacctatatgcctttctgttctgccaagctacagaagtcaggcaatggtagcacatgtcttttatcctagcattcaggaggcagagatccacccagatctctgttagttcaaggccacactggggaaccgagccaggcatagtgacacatgcctttaatcccagcactaactatagagttctggaggtctgtacaaacagacaggaagtgatgtgacttggcggagagaggaaatgagatggcagaacagaaaggcatataggtgtggatatacaggaagaagatctctttggagactgaggcatctgtaaggtgaggttggctgtggcttttcctattcctctgatctctcaggtttttaccccaatatctggctctgggtgttttattaataagaccatttagcaattcgtcttacatgtacaaatattaaaagtgccccaagtatgcagcaggtggagatgaaaacccaGGGTGGCATGGCAGTCATCATGTGgttcagctttgctggatctttgctAAGCACTGTGCTGGCTTTACGAATTCTGCCATCCCactcagatatggctgtgccagttTTCTACtcttctgcttttaaaaaaagcttgtttgtttgtttttttacttttaatttttttttgtatatgtgtgtgtgtgggtatttgcacatgagtgcaggtattcAAAGattccagaaaagggtgttggggcatgtggggctggagttacaggcagttgtgagctgctgcttggcataggtgctgggaatcaaactccagtcctctgcaaaggcTGTATGTGTTCTAAAGTGCTGAAGTATTTCTCCAGACCCTCCTCTTAGTCTCTAAATATAAATTACAGGCTATCCTCTCTGAACTCTACTTCATAAGCCAATAAACCACATATTCTACCCATCAAAAAGTATATAATGTCATAAAACTATAATTAATATGTTTTAATGCTTTCCTATTGATGTGTATGCATCACAAATCAACCAACAATATGGATTATTTTCACCTATTGTCTTAGAAACGTAACTTTTCAAATTAAGTTTGTTTCTAAGCAATTGGTTTGTTGGTTCTCTCAAAAGTGCCTCAGCAAAAGGCTGACTGATGCTTAAGGAATGTGGTACTATTTATGTAGTAGAAGAATGAGTGCCTTATTTGTATTACTTAGAAAAATTACAGATCACAAGGACTAGAAGAAGCATCCCAAAGCAGAAATTCCTGAAcctaaaatgctttaaaatatgaaattgttTGCACACTGACTTGCTGCAACAAGAGGAACATTCTACACCTGACCTCAGGTGACCGGTCACAGTGAAAACATAAACACATTACAAACATAGACACAttagaaacattttttataaaattattttatgcattttatatGAGATTTctataaaacatgaaaatgaattttgtatTTAGACTTGGATTTCATACTGCAATGTTTTATTCTGTATATGCAGATAGTCTAAAATCTGAAAAAGTCAGAAATTGAAATACTTCTGGTTCCAAGTGTTTCAAATAAGTGATACTCAATTCTTGTGATTGGAACTTCACTACAAGCTTGGCTGTGGTCTGGAGATTTGCCCATCTGGCAAAGGATTAGAAATCCTTTCAAAGGATTTCTAATACATCCCAGGGGAGGAAAAATGTAGACCATTTCCTCTGTTGTTCATCCTACCTTTCCTCTCAttctgcttttcatttctttgcttttggTCTAAAACCCTGAACATAACCTCCTCCTCAATATTTAATCTACCCAGTCACACAACTTGAAAGTCACTCGGtgccttgtttctttctttttttctgttatccaatggGTAATTAAGAATTGtatatctggggctggagagatggctcagaggttaagaacactgactgctcttccagaggtcctgagttcaattcccagcaaccacatgatggctcacagccatctataatgagatctggtgccctctcctggtgtgcaggcatatatggaggcagaatgttgtttacataataaataaataaatctctaaaaaaaaaaagaaaaaaaagaattgtatatCTGAATTAGAAATAGCTCTCCATTAGgctccctcttcttcttttttttttttttttggactgacATTGCATTTGTTGGGCCTTTATAATTTTTCCCAAAACAATTTCCATCTTCCTAGTTATTATCTTTGATCCCTAATGTCTTAACATCCCTGTCCTATGCTTTCTTTACATGGCTGCAAAAGTGTATCTTCCTAAAGTTGAAAATTTGTATCATTCCAGAAATAAGTACTTGTGGGTAagactttgttttattgataagatttagtctttgacaatttcatacattatGTAATGCATTTTGACTACTCTCATCCTCTACCCTCTCAAATGTCCTCCTGGCTCTGGTGACCTTCCCCTTCTACAACCCTCCCATGTTCATGCctctttattttgctttgtgaTCTTGATTTTAAAATGGCTGTCTATGTGACTGTGTGTTTGGAGGTATCCATTGGTACCTGGTGGACTCACCACTGTGTATACTGTGACTGAAGACAAGGATAGACTCTTCCAGAGTCTCCCAGCAGCCAATAGGATGGCAAGGAGGGTAAGGTCCCAGGAGCTCTTCCAATCCATGATCCACTGTTGACAGGTCCAGTCTTGTGCTGGTTCAGTGAAGGCAACTGCAGCTGCTTTGATATCATGTCTGAAATGGCTGTGTCATGCTTTGCAGACAGACGTTTGCAGCCTTTATATTTCTATCCAGAACTTTAGAGGGGATGGGACACTGTTATATTGAGGGCTGAGTACTCAACTGTCACTTCCTGGAACCTTGAGCAGCCATGAATCTCTGTGTTCATGGAGCCTTTCATCGAAAAGAAAAGCTTCTCTGTTAAGTAGCATTTGGCTATAAGTATAAGCATAAATActaagaaggcagtttgacatcctataaataataatattcagTTCCCTCATATAGCCTGACTTCCCTTATCATgggtttttaaattgttatttttgagattataaattgATTgcaaccttttttcttttccttttccccctctaaaccctcccatatactatatacccctctccactctccttcaaattcacttcaaattccttttttattgcatatacataaatctatctatctatctatctatctatctatctatctatctatctatattcctaaatataacctgttcggtctgtataatgctacctgtatgtatgttttcagtgttGATGTTTGGCACTTGAcagccaattggtgtgctcttccctgggaaaggtcacttctcccattcccagctttccctggttgcttatagttctttgtgtagggttaaggcctcatgggcttttctccaCCCAGTTTGGCATGTTTAttggtatcatccttgttcaATCCACATTTGGACAGTCATGTTCTTGAGGCTTTAaggtatagcttctgatattactaggagatgcaatctcacagtaaactctttgatcctctggttcttaaaatctttccagccttaggtgcaggaatgtTTTATGGATGTATttattgggactgggctccataaCTGCATTTTGGTTGGATGTGGTTGCTGTAAAGGtctctgctgtggaatgtcattctatgtgctgtgaatatgtgttgctctgattggttgataaataaaatgctgattggtcagtagccaggcaggacgtataggtgggataagcagacaaggagaattctgggaagatgaaggctgagtcaggagccaccagccagacacaaaggaagcaagatgataaggcataaatgagaaaaggtaccaaggcatgtggctaaacatagataagaattatgggttaatctaagtataagagctagtcaataataagcctgagctagtggccgtacagttttgtaattaatataagcctttgtgtgtttatttgggtctgagtggctgcggactgggcagggcacaggaaaacttccaactatagGTCTCTGTTGAGAAAAGAAGTTCCCTTGATGGGGGGGGTGGATACTACACTTATATATGAGTAAAAAGACAAGTGTTCATTGAATGTTGCTAGAGATTATGCTGGCTTAGTAAGTTAGTGGTTGTGATCTTCTCCACTAACTCTgtcttcactagcactgagtagtttGCTTgtttccagtactaggcatggtCTCCCTCTTGTTGAGCTGTTGAGCAGACCTTAACTCTAATTAGAGAGATGTTGGCTATTGACTAGGTTTATGGTAACATCTATGGATTctttcctgtggagcaggcctcaaaccCAATCAGTAGCTTATTCTCATAAAAAGAGTGGGCACATCTTGTCTGGTATGTTGGCCCCATAGTTTGTAGGATTCACATCTGGGTGAGACCACTAATGCCCTTTCTCCGctagcagcctgcatagcacctccTGGTACTAGAAAATCAAGCCAGTCAGGAGGAAACTTCTAGTTCCGTCTCGGTTTTATTTCTCTATATCTTACATCAAGGTATGTGATGTGTTCATCACTAAGGTGTCATCAAGGAGCAGGGCAACTAAAAGGAAATGCAAGAGTCCATGTTACACGGCCTTTGGGGTCTTCCTGACGACACATAACAAAGTATCCCACACCTGGCACTGAGGTTTTTGTTCAACACCCAATGGCTTTTAGAAATAGCACTATCTTAATACTCATAAGTAGGTGATTTTTCTCTGCACATGGCTCTGTTTATGTACAAGGACCCATTTGCTCTTACTTTTCTCCCAAATCCTGTGTGCTTTATCATAGGAAACAGCTCTTTAGGTCACTGCATTCTTATTTGAATGAGCCTCTGTCTTCCCTTTGAACAGGAAACCAACTCTACTCTCTCTACTGTGTCTTATGAAAACGTTCTCATTCTCAAAGACCTATCTAAAATGTCACCTGTTCAAAGAAAGCTTCTCAGACTATGCCATGATTCCTTTAATCTACAGACACTGTGCGGGGGCTACAAATATGGATATTAGTTTACTGTATTGTCATTACTTGTTTCTATGTTTACCTTAACATTTTACAGAACTTCAGACTAGGGACTGGAATCTATTTGCTCTTATAGCCTCACTGTTTAGAGTATTTTCTGGAACACTGGACTATTATCAGATAACCTAAAATGCCCAAATCACCCTATAACTGTTTTCTTTATGAACACAAATATAATCTTAGTCATTAAGCAGTGCCTAAAATGACTTGATAGACATTTCTCCTGGCCCTTCTCTTCTGCAGGAGGACTTAGTGCATACAGTTGGTGAAAGTGCTGCCTTGGGAGCAGCAGGAATAATACTGTGGGGAGGATACGAATATTCTGATTCAAGGGTAAGTAGTGATTTCTCCGTAACATTCTAGACAGTTATTTTTAACGAAAAAGGTTTTCTCACATCAGTTGGCTGCTGATTATTTGTTTCCTTTGCTTTAACAAAGTTCAAAGACTGTATGTAGGGATCAATGCTGATCACCCAATTCTATACCGGATGGTGGTTAACAGCAGGGTGGACAAACACAATCTTCAACTGTGCAGCCTAAAGTAAGAAGCCGATTATTATAGTTTAAGGGCATAGTTTGTGGCATGTTAAGTAACTTCTCTCAGTCTtactttcttcatttaaaaattgtattataaTTAAACCCACAATGTAGATATTTTAGTCAAAAATGCTATTGTATATACCTGACAAGTTAttatgaaaatttgaaaataattttattatgaagAATGGATTCTCTacaattattttccattttgatgGTAGCTTATAATACATGGGGGGAAAATTGTACATATACAATAGTTgattgatattttttaaattttgtagttAGAATATCTAACATGGCATTTATTTTATAACAAATTTGGAAGTGCATAATCCAGCATTATCAATCATAGATATGAGGTTATACAGCACATCTTTAGTATttatttgtctagcatgtgtgtcCCTTTCAACGTGTTGATTTGACTATTTAGATATTTCATGTATAAATGGACACATACAGtactttttcttcttcaatttcttattttacttagcaCAATTTCTTCTGGATTTACTAGCATTGTCCTAAATGACagaatttctttctattttttaaggtTTAATTATATTCCATTGTATGCAACACATATTCATTACTCATTTATCTCTTGATGGACATTTGCATTAGTTACAATTCCTGACTTCAAAGAATAGTACTGTATTGAATACAGAAGTGTGAATGTCACTTCCAGATCATTATTCAAACTCTTTTGAATCTTGTCCATAACTGTGAGTATGAGcacatatttgtgtatgtgcatatataggtATGAATCATATGATAActgtacttttaattttttgaagaatTCCGTACTGTATTCCATAGGTCTTGTATCTTTTTCTATTTGGACCAACGGGGTGAAAGGGTTCCAAACAATGTCATCAACACATGTGATCTCTACATATGTCTTAGTATTTGCCAACCTTACAAGTGTGTGGTAATGTCTCATTGTAGCTCTGATTTGCACTTTTCTGGGAATGAGAGATGTTTAGTCAagtcttttctatttatttgtgcaAACAACAAAGTGAGTTAGCCAActgttttttcttgagacaaaaaTGTCACTATATAACTGGCTTAGAGCTTTCTATATAAACTAGTctggcactgaactcacagagatccccctgcctctgccttccagtggagtgttgggattaaagatgtgtgctatcatgcctggatattttcttttatctgtattTCCTATGTTAGGGATTGAATCTAAGGCCTCACACATGTAAGGGCTGTACCAGTGAGCTGTGTTCCCAGCTCTCATTTTACCTTGCATTTTCAGATAGGAGCTAGTAAAGTtgcctaggatggccttgaactcaactctGTAGGTCCCTGAAGCTTGCCTCAGTCCCCCAAGAAGCTGAGGTTATAGGCCTATACCACCAAACTTGGCTACTTTGTgtactttttttccccattcagtTACTGTGTGTGCTACTTTGGGTTATTTAGACTTCTGATATGTTGCTAGTTACTGTAGGTAACAGGAATTTTGCACATATTTTCCACTACTCTGTAGGATGCCTTTCCATTCtcttgactgtttttttttctggatgtgcAGAAGTGTTTTGTCTGACATTTCCCTTGTTTATTTCTGCTTCTGTCATCCATGCTTTTGGTCTCATGTAAGAGAATTGTCACAATTGACAGGAAGTAGGAAGAAAAAACAGTTTTCTGCTAAGGTTTTATCAGTTACTGGCTTTTTATGTTCAAGTTTAAACCACTTTTTGTGAAGTTTCCTATGTTGTATGGCTGATGGTTCGAGTTTGTGTGGACAATTCTTCCCGACACTATTTTTTAACAAGTTGGTCATTTCTCTGTCTGTGTTCTTGACATCCTTGTCAAATATCAGTTGATTGTGCACGTATGAGTTTATTTCTGGACTCCAATCTGTTCTTTAAgcatctctcatttttttttcccacaggagGCTTGCTTATCTGTGCAACAAACTATTCAAGGGCTATTGGGCCCCTATGTTCTCAATGTAACCTCTGCAGCCAAGCTCTGTAGTCAAAATCTATGTAACAGTCATGGACGATGTGTTCGAAAGACAGCTGAATCTTCCTTTTATCTGCATATGCCTGAAGATAGCCACAAGAATTATGTCATAAAAAAGGGTTTCAAATTTGTCATTTCTGCAAGGAGTAAGCAGAAGACAATAATGAATATGAAGAATGGATTTGTGTGTCATTGTTACTATGGCTGGCATGGAGAGTCCTGCAGATCGCGCTTTCCAAATCTCTTGAGTCGGAAGAACAAGGCTTCTATAGCTGCATTTAATTCATTAGCTTTTCTTATGACTTTAACTGTGACTctgatgaatttttttcttattctctactctgatgtcatttttttcttaaaatactaaagagaagaaaatgccaTTTTTCTCTGATTTCAACCCGTATATAAacaatttttagttttaaattccAAGCAAACTGTTTGCTGGAGGTTCACTTTGTGCTAGGCAATAAGAGTAGACCTGTCCTCATGGAGTTTTGCAGCTGGaagtttctcaggtcccacccagccccatggGTAGGGttgaatctctcccacttgcggTCTgcagatgcttataaaataatcactcagaggcttatattaattaccaactgtgtGGTCTATGGTCAGGCTTCTTACTCGCTAGCTCTTTCAACTGAACTTAACCCATTCCtataatctatatgttgccatgtggtcatggcattaccagtctgctgacatcttgttgttCCTTCAGCAGTGGCTCACATggtctgccccactctccttttcctctcctctctctccagttcgaATGTCCCACCTCACCTAATTctgtctcaccattggccaaacagctttatttatctaacaatcag belongs to Peromyscus eremicus chromosome 3, PerEre_H2_v1, whole genome shotgun sequence and includes:
- the LOC131905715 gene encoding hyaluronidase-4-like, encoding MCSPWVAQLGQLMVFALITQAALKPAMPPVIKDQPFNVFWAAPTLFCKDHFDVDMKLQLFDIIPNSLETQSRSTISILYPNELGYYPYFSEDGKSFYGGIPQNVNLSEHLKKSASDIADAVTWWRSEGLAVIDWEGWRPQWDRNWGNRVIYKNRSLAFTRYHHPDWSEAKVRTVAQQEFEKAGRSIMNVTLTLALEMRPKRLWGFYLYPDCYNYDYRINPEFYTGSCPDDEIFRNDQLLWLWEKSTALYPSIYLSKILKSNLNALKFVHFRVREALRIAEMARKDYVLPVFIFSRPFYLQSLEALSEEDLVHTVGESAALGAAGIILWGGYEYSDSREACLSVQQTIQGLLGPYVLNVTSAAKLCSQNLCNSHGRCVRKTAESSFYLHMPEDSHKNYVIKKGFKFVISARSKQKTIMNMKNGFVCHCYYGWHGESCRSRFPNLLSRKNKASIAAFNSLAFLMTLTVTLMNFFLILYSDVIFFLKY